In Diadema setosum chromosome 19, eeDiaSeto1, whole genome shotgun sequence, a genomic segment contains:
- the LOC140242881 gene encoding G-protein coupled receptor 84-like produces MASLLVTVIISVAVPCVLAGVICNAAVALCILLTSSLRSRTNVFIVSLAVSGVLLLTTVVPFQMDSYLTNEWRYSEMYCHVTARLSFICVGVTTNNIAMLGLYRCFCVVHRHNVYLRSRKSVALMILCVWTIPVGLEVLKSGMGWTKTRFIPSYGRCIVEQGSSVAKVTYNASVLGGILITLLIAVYSYARIICTVVTSSRKIQTEHAHSGASTATRTLPNNMAGQHLSTYAEPTSAYSEFSHRDRETLVDKTDESIMAQTTSTSRSNSSNDTQQRKSRARKKAKQVGISRQEVLLSKICALMFFVFFVCYGPIFILTIAFADTLFPPEAYTACTVIYWLGSCINPILYASLQTDMRKKLVDFLGISRCLRLGQIHSVDV; encoded by the coding sequence ATGGCCAGTCTCTTAGTGACCGTTATTATCAGCGTCGCGGTACCGTGCGTACTCGCTGGTGTCATCTGCAACGCAGCGGTGGCCCTCTGCATTCTCCTCACATCTAGTCTGCGCTCGCGCACCAATGTTTTCATCGTCAGCCTTGCAGTGTCAGGAGTTCTCCTACTTACAACCGTGGTCCCATTCCAAATGGACTCGTACTTGACCAACGAGTGGCGGTATTCCGAGATGTATTGTCATGTCACTGCCAGACTTTCCTTCATTTGTGTAGGTGTCACGACTAATAACATTGCCATGCTCGGACTGTACAGGTGTTTCTGCGTGGTGCATCGCCATAATGTGTACCTGCGTAGCAGGAAGTCTGTTGCCTTgatgattttgtgtgtatggACGATCCCAGTAGGACTCGAAGTATTGAAATCAGGAATGGGATGGACAAAAACTCGCTTCATACCATCCTATGGACGATGTATTGTCGAGCAAGGTTCATCGGTTGCCAAGGTGACCTACAACGCGTCGGTACTTGGTGGAATTTTGATTACGCTGCTGATCGCCGTTTACAGTTACGCCCGCATCATTTGCACGGTTGTGACGAGTTCGCGAAAAATACAAACTGAACATGCACACAGTGGCGCCAGCACAGCAACTCGAACTTTACCAAATAACATGGCGGGCCAACACTTATCAACCTACGCCGAGCCAACTTCGGCGTACAGCGAGTTTTCCCATCGTGACCGTGAGACATTGGTTGATAAAACAGACGAGAGCATCATGGCGCAGACGACATCGACGTCGCGCTCTAATTCAAGCAACGACACTCAACAGCGGAAGTCGCGTGCTCGCAAAAAGGCGAAGCAAGTCGGTATTTCACGGCAGGAGGTGTTGCTCAGTAAAATATGCGCTTTAATGTTCTTCGTTTTCTTCGTCTGCTACGGACCAATTTTCATCCTGACCATAGCCTTTGCCGACACTTTGTTCCCGCCAGAAGCTTACACAGCCTGCACAGTTATTTACTGGTTAGGCAGTTGTATCAATCCTATCCTGTACGCATCCCTACAGACCGACATGCGCAAAAAGCTGGTGGATTTTCTTGGTATTTCCAGGTGCCTACGTTTGGGGCAAATTCACAGTGTGGATGTTTAA